The Lysobacter gummosus sequence TCAAACGATTGTGGGTTTGGCTCAACCGAAGGGAATGCTAAAGCGACTTGTGCATAAGGCACAACGAGGTCGTTCCCTCCGCACTCATTCAAATCCCTTTCTAATACGGAAAGCCATCTCGGCGCGTTGCTCCGCCACCTTTCCCGTTTTTCAGTCATATCGAACTGTCCATTCAACGTTAACGCCCGAATAGAGCCGAGCCGCGAAGCGGCTTCGGCCTGAATAAGTTATTAGACCTCCACCCGCTCCTCGCCAAAATGAACATCTCTGCTCCCACGATCAATCTTAAACTGGGCTAATCCTGGGTAGGGGCGCGCAGTACGTTCTGCGTCGTGATACTCAACCCGGTATGTCGTGTAGGAAAGGTCCATGAGTGGGCCGCTTTGAACTAGTACAACCCCCTCCTGAGATCGATAGCTCGGCATCAGGCCATCGCGAACTGATGAGAATACATAGTTGATGGATCGCGTCAGCTCCAGCATCAGGTCGCACACGAGCGCGACGTGGTAGTCAAAGCTATCGCCAAGTTTCCGATAGAGGACTGGGTCCCATTGCGGAATCTTGTAGAACTTCTCCGTCTGAAACGACGTTTCCCACCTGGGCGCGGCATGCTCTTTGAAAGTCATGCAGAAGTCCTGAGCGACAAGCCGGAAATTGACAAAGGCGGACTCAATAGCAGGATATCGTCCTGGCCAGTGCCTTGAGAGAAGCCAGGCTCTTATATCTTCAAGCGCTTGGAGGAGTTCCTTATCGATCGACGGCTGGCCGTTACACAGAATTGGAGAGGCACGGTTAAGCCAATTGTCAAGATCAATGCGCAACGCCCAGTCATCGGTGATCCCTGCATAGAATTCGTCATCGCGCTGTTTCGCAGTGTCGAATCCTAGCTGGCTTCTTACCCAGTCTTCATGAGTTCTTCTGAGGGTGACGAGTCTCTCAACCGAGAAGGCAAGGTACTGATCGTCGATCTGCTTGTGATGTATGTTGCATAAGAGGATCAAGTTTGCGTACTTGTCACGCTGCTCCTGCGTTAGCGGGGAATCGCCACGAGGGCCATCCTGGCTGGAAGCAACAATGTGACATGCCTCTCCAACAACTGATTCATCGTCCGTCTCACTTGCGTCCATAACCAGCTCATTGCGACAGATTGCGCACCTGTTCGCGGCCCGTCCCCACAGCATCTTTTGCGTCTTTACAGAAATCGACATGATCTGCAGAGGTCCGATGTCTAAGTTGTGCCGAGCCGCGAAGCGGCTTCGGCTTGAATGAATTGTTAGGCCTCACCCGTACCCTGCTTATTGCGGCCTTTGGCATCAAAGTTTTTGATGCATGCCAAGCACGGAAGATTCAAGTATGAGAAGAGCTGGAAGTAGGTTGATATTGCTAGATCGATAGCATCATGGGCCTCTTGCTCGGCGTCAAAGTCTACGGCTTCGTCTTTCCTGCCTCGCTTATGCTTGACCGAGTTTTTGGCATCGAACATGCGGTTATGAATCCACCTTTCCGCTCCGGCTCGTTCTTCGGGCGAGGCCGGCGAGGAAAAGGTAAGAAAGGCATCCTTAAATTGGTCGGCTGCAGCCCTTTGACCGTTGGACGCCGAAGGTGGCATCGCTCGAACGTAGACAGCGAGCACTTCCTCCGCAGCACCTCCAAGGTGCAGAGCCGCGTAATACGAGTCGCCACGCATATAGAGCTCGATTGCTCGCTCCAGAAGCTCCAGCGCGACTGTGTACTTTGGAACGATTGCGAAAGTGTTCATGCGAGGTCAGCCGCCTAAATTGGGCCGATCCGCGAGCGGCTTCGGCTTGAGTCAGCAGGAACAGATAGAGCGTCTATGAAACCCGGGCGATTCAGCTCGCGGACGGCCTCACCGCCATTGGGGCCAGGTTTCGGGACCGCGGCCTAGTGGCATGCGCACCAGCCCAAACGACGGCGCTGCTGGTACTCAGAAGGGCAGTTACCTCGGCTATCGCCGCTCTCAGACGGCCGACGCCCACAGTGCGCGATCATGGGGGAAGCCTGCAACTTTCTGGCTGCTGCGGCCAAAGAGCATCGGAACCACACCTAGTAGCAGTGCGGTGCCTAAGCGTGGCTGTCGTCGAGGACTTCAAGTGCAGCATCTGCTGTGGGTCGGCGCGGATCCCGCAGAGGTCGGCCCGGCGGCGACATGCACTTTGCTGCTGTTGCCGCTCATTTGGTGACTGGGGCGACCGCCGTCGGCGCCGTTAGGATTGGCTAGCTGCAACTCAAGTCATGCACGACCGTTCCACAGCAAAAGAATCGGCCGGCGCGGGGTTCCGGAATTGCTCAGCTAAAACTTCTTCTTCCAGTTTGTCGAGAAGTTCAGTGCAACCAGCATGTCAAAAGGGGTGCAGCTAATCGCGCCAACTCGGTCGCAGGCATCCGGGATAGTGCGTTTGTGGGGAGCGCTCTCACTGCCCGCCTTACCTTCAAGTGTCACAACGCGTCGCAGATCGGCCGCACTCAACGCGTGAGCGATTAGAAACGGGTCGCGTGCAATCTTTTGCGTGTCAACATCTGTCAAATTAGGGCCGTATCCCACATCGAGAACGTGCTGGACTAGGTCAATGTCGACCGCGCTAGGCAGGAGAATGTTCTTCTTATTTTCTGGTGTGTTTACCCAATCATACAGGGCATCATTTTCACCATCATTGGTGCCGGCCTTGAGCTCTTCAAATATCTCAATCGGCATCTTCACGGCCCCAGATGCGCAGTGGTGCGCTAACCACGCCCAGAATTCTGGAACCCACTCAAATCTATAATAGGTTCTGGCGGCGCTTATCAAAACGTTGGCATCAACAAGATAGATCATGCCGCGCGACCTATTGTACTCAGTAAGGTGGCGACATTCCGTGGGGCCACCCCCAGCACGCGGCCGGCCTTAGTAGGGGTAATATTGCCCTCTAGTAGTCCGCGATTAATCGCCCGCATCAAGCCTTGCCCCACCCTATGCCGTTTGACGACGTAGTAGCTTGGGCCGGATTTTTTAGCCTTGGCGCGCGCTTTCTTTTCTTCCCTGGCTACTAGCCATTCCCGCTTGAAGCGATCAGCTAAAGTGGTCCAATCGTTTTCTGTAAGAATTTTCGCGCGAAAGAGGCGGTAGGTAACCAGCGCGCGACTGAGGTTTCGCGCGAGTGCAAACTCCGTAATGACTCTTGCCGCATCGTCGATGCTGGAATTTCCAGGCAGCACCAATGTAGCCAAATCGTCTGGTGGAAGTAACATTCCGCTTGCGACATCGTTGCAGAATTTCTCGATCGCGCCCTCTAGCATGCCTCCACTTACCCCAGTCTCGCCAAGGCCTATATGGCAAAGCTCATGCAACAATGTGAAGACCCATGCAGAATGGGCATCTTTATCGTTGATAACTATAAAAGGTGCGATCGGATCAGAAAGTGCATACCCCCTAAACGCATTCGGGCTTATTGTAGAAGTGTGGTGGCCCAAGTCGCCTATCAGAAGAACAAACACGCCGCTGCGCTCCACCAAGTCGCGAACGTACTGAAACGCGGAATCGACATCAGGCTTGGCGCGGAATAACCCCAGATCAAAGCCGATCAGCTTGGATAGCTTAGATATTGTTCCAATCAAGCCATCTTTATTGGATAGCGCTCCGGTGACAACGTTGCTCTCGTGGTCTTCACGCTCTAAGAGGTCGCGCAATAGGGATTGACGAGCTTTAACGTCGCGAATAAGTGCATCGATTTGCGGCTCTTCGTCCGTGGACTTCTCTGGGGTCGTTCGAAAATCCGCACCCCGGTCCTCTTGTACAGGGGGAGAGCGTAAATAAAAAGAAATGAGTGGCCGGTGGTAGACTTTTGCCATCCGCACGAGGAGTGGGCGTGTGGGATCATCCTCTCCTTCCTCGAGCCGTTTAAGACGGTCTGCGCTAGCGGATTTCTTTGTTGCGCCAAGGCCTATTTTCTTGGCGGCACGTTCTACCGAGAGGCCGGAAGATTCTCTGGCCCACCTCAAAATTGCGGGATTTATCTTGCCCATATGCTGAGCCTGCATTTGTTCGCGCTCCCTCGCATTGTACAGATGCCATGTAGGAAGACGTAAATTAGCCTTCGCAACGGCCACGCTGGCTTAAGGTTGATCCCATCCACCATGCCTCCTTGGCGAAATCTATGTTAATCGGATGCCGCGCGGCAGACACAATGAGGATTGAGACTCTCACCGCCCGCGACGGCCGGTCGCAGCCCGTGAGATCGCTGGACCTGCCATGCCGTGCATGGCCACCGCAATGCATACGCCGCTTACGCTTGGGCCAACTCGGCCCAAAACGACTTCAAGGATCGCGCACATCATCGTGCTGGAGCGGTAGGCCTGGGCCGCGGTGGCGGCTGCCGCGCAAGTAGGCCGACGGCTGGGGAGCCTGCACCGGACTGTACCTGCGCCATTTCGGCATCGGCCGCTGCGTCAACATGCGCAGCCAGTCCGAGGCGGTTCGGTGGATGGCGCGGGTGGGCGACCCGGTAGACGACTCTCCATCTCCGCGCCTGTGGTTTCGGAGAGTGGGCGTGGCGTTCTGGTTGACCTGTTGATCGCCGAAAAACTCGCAAAAAAGTCCACGGCTAACC is a genomic window containing:
- a CDS encoding ImmA/IrrE family metallo-endopeptidase produces the protein MQAQHMGKINPAILRWARESSGLSVERAAKKIGLGATKKSASADRLKRLEEGEDDPTRPLLVRMAKVYHRPLISFYLRSPPVQEDRGADFRTTPEKSTDEEPQIDALIRDVKARQSLLRDLLEREDHESNVVTGALSNKDGLIGTISKLSKLIGFDLGLFRAKPDVDSAFQYVRDLVERSGVFVLLIGDLGHHTSTISPNAFRGYALSDPIAPFIVINDKDAHSAWVFTLLHELCHIGLGETGVSGGMLEGAIEKFCNDVASGMLLPPDDLATLVLPGNSSIDDAARVITEFALARNLSRALVTYRLFRAKILTENDWTTLADRFKREWLVAREEKKARAKAKKSGPSYYVVKRHRVGQGLMRAINRGLLEGNITPTKAGRVLGVAPRNVATLLSTIGRAA
- a CDS encoding HNH endonuclease; the encoded protein is MDASETDDESVVGEACHIVASSQDGPRGDSPLTQEQRDKYANLILLCNIHHKQIDDQYLAFSVERLVTLRRTHEDWVRSQLGFDTAKQRDDEFYAGITDDWALRIDLDNWLNRASPILCNGQPSIDKELLQALEDIRAWLLSRHWPGRYPAIESAFVNFRLVAQDFCMTFKEHAAPRWETSFQTEKFYKIPQWDPVLYRKLGDSFDYHVALVCDLMLELTRSINYVFSSVRDGLMPSYRSQEGVVLVQSGPLMDLSYTTYRVEYHDAERTARPYPGLAQFKIDRGSRDVHFGEERVEV
- a CDS encoding DUF4411 family protein, with amino-acid sequence MIYLVDANVLISAARTYYRFEWVPEFWAWLAHHCASGAVKMPIEIFEELKAGTNDGENDALYDWVNTPENKKNILLPSAVDIDLVQHVLDVGYGPNLTDVDTQKIARDPFLIAHALSAADLRRVVTLEGKAGSESAPHKRTIPDACDRVGAISCTPFDMLVALNFSTNWKKKF